One region of Eleutherodactylus coqui strain aEleCoq1 chromosome 5, aEleCoq1.hap1, whole genome shotgun sequence genomic DNA includes:
- the APLNR gene encoding apelin receptor, which yields MHNRTEMEYDDYGHDYNYDYMNDSDASCIESDWDLSYSLLPVFYMLVFVLGLSGNGVVIFTVWKAKPKRRSADTYIGNLALADLAFVVTLPLWATYTALGFHWPFGSALCKISSYLVLLNMFASVFCLTCLSFDRYLAIVHSLSSANLRSRSTMIISLTVIWLLSGLLALPSLILRDTRVENNRTLCDLDFSIVSKKVNEKLWIGGLSIMTTLPGFLLPLLLMTIFYCFIGCKVTMHFQNLKKEEQKKKRLLKIITTLVVVFAICWLPFHIVKTIHFLDLMGYLDLSCNAQNVIVSLHPYATCLAYINSCLNPFLYAFFDLRFRSQCFFFFGLNKTIQKQISNTSSSLSAQTQKSEIHSLATKCWEHC from the exons ATGCACAACCGTACAGAGATGGAATATGATGACTACGGCCATGACTACAACTATGACTACATGAATGATTCAGATGCTTCATGTATTGAGTCAGACTGGGACTTGTCCTACTCCTTGCTGCCAGTATTTTATATGCTGGTTTTTGTCTTGGGACTGTCTGGAAATGGAGTAGTAATCTTCACGGTGTGGAAAGCTAAACCTAAAAGGAGATCCGCGGACACTTACATAGGTAATCTTGCCCTTGCCGACTTGGCATTTGTTGTTACCTTGCCTTTGTGGGCGACATACACCGCTCTTGGTTTCCACTGGCCTTTTGGTTCTGCCCTATGCAAGATCAGCAGTTACCTTGTATTGCTCAACATGTTTGCCAGCGTATTCTGCCTCACCTGCCTCAGTTTTGACAGATACTTGGCCATTGTTCATTCTTTGTCCAGTGCCAACCTGCGTTCCCGTTCAACTATGATTATATCCTTGACAGTTATCTGGCTGCTCTCAGGATTGCTGGCCCTTCCAAGCCTGATTCTACGTGATACACGTGTTGAAAACAACCGCACGCTCTGTGACCTGGACTTCAGTATTGTCTCCAAGAAGGTAAATGAAAAACTTTGGATAGGAGGTCTCAGCATTATGACCACATTACCAGGCTTTCTGCTTCCACTTCTCCTCATGACCATCTTCTACTGTTTCATTGGATGCAAAGTCACCATGCATTTCCAAAACCTCAAGAAGGAAGAACAGAAGAAGAAGAGGCTTCTAAAGATCATAACTACACTTGTTGTTGTGTTTGCTATTTGCTGGCTACCATTTCATATAGTCAAAACCATCCACTTCCTGGACCTGATGGGCTACCTGGATCTCTCTTGCAACGCACAGAACGTGATCGTCAGCCTGCATCCATATGCTACATGTTTGGCGTATATCAACAGCTGTCTTAACCCTTTTCTCTATGCCTTTTTTGATCTTCGCTTCCGctctcaatgtttttttttttttggacttaaTAAGACCATCCAAAAACAAATCAGCAATACCTCCTCCAGTCTGAGTGCTCAAACGCAGAAATCTGAAATTCACTCTTTAGCAACTAAG TGCTGGGAACACTGCTGA